In Rana temporaria chromosome 3, aRanTem1.1, whole genome shotgun sequence, a single window of DNA contains:
- the LOC120930411 gene encoding pinopsin-like: METAIPTTEISDNFTTKPTIFPRSGYSILAFLMFLNAAFSIFNNLLVILVTMKYPQLRNPINIFILNLSFSDLLMTLCGTTIVISTNYHGYFYLGEKFCIFQGFAVNYFGIVSLWSLTILAFERYNVVCEPVGALKLSTQRGYQGLTFIWLFCLIWAIAPLLGWSSYGPEGVQTSCSIGWEERSWSNYSYLITYFLTCFVIPVAIIGFSYGSILCSLHKLNRKIEEQGGRTNKEEEFRVVVMVLFMVIAFLVCWLPYTIFALIVVINPTLYIPPLAATLPTYFAKTSPVYNPIIYIFLNKQFRHCAVLCLTCGHIDLSVPEEDGPSMIVPTEIQAATKNNQVTPA, translated from the exons ATGGAAACTGCTATACCTACAACTGAGATCAGCGACAATTTTACTACCAAGCCCACTATATTCCCCAGATCTGGCTATAGCATCTTGGCGTTTCTTATGTTTCTAAATGCTGCCTTTTCAATTTTCAATAATTTGTTGGTCATTTTGGTGACTATGAAATATCCTCAACTCCGCAATCCTATCAATATTTTTATCCTTAACCTCTCATTTTCTGATCTGTTAATGACACTGTGTGGGACAACCATAGTGATTAGTACCAATTACCATGGCTATTTTTACCTGGGCGAAAAATTCTGTATCTTCCAGGGCTTTGCTGTCAACTATTTTG GAATTGTATCACTTTGGTCTCTGACTATCTTAGCCTTTGAGAGATACAATGTAGTGTGTGAGCCAGTTGGAGCTCTGAAGCTAAGCACACAAAGAGGTTACCAAGGACTAACGTTTATTTGGCTGTTCTGTCTGATCTGGGCAATAGCACCTCTACTTGGTTGGAGCTCCTATGGTCCTGAAGGTGTTCAAACCTCTTGCTCCATTGGTTGGGAAGAGAGATCCTGGAGTAATTATAGCTACCTGATTACATACTTTCTGACATGCTTTGTTATTCCTGTTGCCATTATTGGATTCTCCTATGGAAGCATTCTCTGTTCGCTGCATAAG CTAAACAGGAAAATTGAGGAGCAGGGAGGAAGGACTAACAAAGAAGAAGAGTTCCGGGTTGTAGTTATGGTGTTGTTTATGGTTATTGCTTTTCTGGTCTGCTGGCTTCCATACACCATTTTTGCTCTTATTGTCGTCATTAATCCAACACTCTACATTCCTCCTCTTGCTGCAACTCTGCCTACATACTTTGCCAAGACCAGTCCCGTCTACAACCCAATTAtctacatatttttaaataaacag TTCCGCCATTGCGCTGTTCTGTGCTTGACATGTGGCCACATTGACCTATCTGTACCAGAGGAGGACGGTCCATCTATGATTGTTCCAACTGAAATCCAAGCAGCTAccaaaaacaatcaagtgactccAGCCTAG